A genomic segment from Neobacillus sp. YX16 encodes:
- a CDS encoding VOC family protein: MYLPEIAKLGHVALVTPDLEKSLWFFRDVIGLEVTEEVNGTYYLRAWGDFEHHSLSLTAGDRGYVDHIGWRTKRPEDVEGFAQLLEKAGTEVKWIEAGEETGQGRAIRFKLPSQHSFEIYYDVEKPKADEKRRSVLKNQTYKAWARGCSPRRFDHVNIATSMDVQEILDYLGNQLGFKLREYVRYNNETTLAGWMSVTPLVHDIAVITRPQAKTPNQLHHISYWLDNAQDVLRAADILSEEGIKFIGPGKHGVSQALYLYVIDPGSGCRVELFSNSYLIFEPDWEPVEWTEEDHSIANTYWGDSVMDKDMNKPTIEA, encoded by the coding sequence ATGTATTTACCTGAAATTGCTAAGTTAGGGCATGTCGCACTCGTTACACCGGATCTTGAAAAATCACTTTGGTTTTTCCGTGATGTAATCGGTTTAGAAGTAACGGAGGAAGTAAATGGAACGTATTATTTACGTGCATGGGGTGATTTTGAACACCACTCACTATCATTAACAGCGGGGGATAGAGGATATGTTGATCATATCGGCTGGAGAACAAAACGACCAGAAGATGTAGAAGGTTTTGCTCAGCTGCTTGAAAAAGCCGGAACAGAAGTAAAATGGATTGAAGCAGGAGAAGAGACTGGTCAAGGAAGAGCGATTCGTTTTAAACTGCCAAGTCAGCATTCCTTTGAAATTTATTATGATGTAGAAAAACCGAAAGCAGATGAAAAAAGACGTTCAGTCTTGAAAAATCAAACATACAAGGCTTGGGCACGTGGCTGCTCACCTAGAAGATTTGACCATGTAAATATTGCTACATCCATGGATGTACAAGAAATCCTTGATTACTTGGGCAATCAATTAGGTTTTAAGCTGCGTGAATATGTGAGGTATAACAATGAAACAACCTTAGCCGGCTGGATGAGTGTAACACCTCTCGTTCATGACATAGCTGTTATCACAAGACCACAGGCAAAGACGCCTAACCAGCTTCATCACATTTCCTATTGGCTGGATAACGCACAGGATGTCCTGCGGGCAGCTGATATATTAAGCGAAGAAGGCATTAAGTTCATCGGCCCTGGTAAACACGGGGTTTCTCAAGCATTATACTTATATGTAATTGATCCAGGCAGTGGCTGCCGTGTTGAATTGTTTAGTAATTCCTATTTAATTTTTGAACCGGATTGGGAGCCTGTTGAGTGGACAGAAGAGGATCATTCCATTGCAAACACCTATTGGGGCGATTCCGTTATGGACAAGGACATGAACAAACCAACAATTGAGGCTTAA
- a CDS encoding oxaloacetate decarboxylase, whose translation MNKCKDFQKLLHEPGSFILPGAYDAMSAKLIEEIGFKAIYATGAGISNAQLGWADVGLTSLKEVVDIVARMADVTNIPIVVDGDTGFGNAINVIRTVKEFERAGVAAIQMEDQVSPKKCGHFNGKEVISKEEMVGKIKAALDARKDENLAIMARTDAIAVNGVEDAIDRAFAYYEAGADIIFVEAPNTVEQLRQITSSLKGIPQVINLVEGGKTPLISLKEAEEIGFKIMLCANTALRSAIKGITESLRILKEEGSQENLLPLICTWEERQSLFKLGQIKEWEKKYLNI comes from the coding sequence ATGAATAAATGTAAAGATTTTCAAAAGCTGCTTCATGAACCAGGTTCCTTTATCCTTCCTGGTGCCTATGATGCGATGTCTGCAAAATTAATAGAAGAAATTGGCTTTAAGGCGATTTACGCAACGGGAGCTGGTATATCCAATGCGCAGCTTGGCTGGGCTGACGTTGGACTTACTTCTCTAAAGGAAGTGGTTGATATTGTTGCAAGAATGGCCGACGTTACAAATATTCCGATTGTAGTAGATGGAGACACTGGGTTCGGTAATGCGATAAATGTCATTCGGACTGTAAAAGAGTTTGAACGCGCAGGTGTCGCAGCCATTCAGATGGAGGATCAGGTATCACCAAAGAAATGCGGTCATTTTAACGGAAAAGAAGTCATTTCTAAGGAAGAAATGGTAGGGAAAATCAAGGCTGCCTTAGATGCCAGGAAAGATGAAAATCTCGCGATAATGGCACGCACTGATGCAATTGCTGTCAATGGTGTGGAAGACGCGATAGACAGGGCTTTTGCCTATTACGAAGCAGGCGCCGATATTATTTTTGTAGAAGCACCAAATACAGTTGAACAATTACGGCAAATTACAAGTTCACTAAAAGGAATCCCGCAGGTTATTAATTTAGTAGAGGGCGGCAAAACTCCGCTAATTTCCTTAAAAGAAGCAGAAGAAATCGGTTTTAAAATCATGCTGTGTGCAAATACAGCACTTCGCTCCGCCATTAAAGGGATTACTGAATCCTTAAGAATTCTTAAAGAAGAAGGCTCTCAGGAAAATCTATTACCTTTAATTTGTACCTGGGAAGAAAGACAATCTCTTTTCAAACTGGGTCAAATCAAAGAGTGGGAAAAGAAGTATTTAAATATATAA
- the tcuA gene encoding FAD-dependent tricarballylate dehydrogenase TcuA: MSDNRIYETDIVVVGAGNAAMSAAISARENGASVLVIEKSPEAEKGGNSTYTHGSIRFAYNGVEDLKEIMPDLSPEDIESSDFGVYSEEEFYEDMCRVTNYRTDPELASILTGKSFETMKWLTSHKVRWVPIYGRQAFKVDDKFKFWGGMIVESVGGGPGLVETLHKEASSLGVQTLFNAMATELIHDDQGVHGVIFKHNGKTTKVHAKAVILASGGFHANPEMRTRYLGPKWDLAHARGSRFNTGEGIQMALNIGALASGNWSGCHSVGGDRYLPDFTEGFQKLSYPFGIMVNAEGKRFVDEGADFRNYTYAKYGRLILEQPGQFAWQIFDQKTSRLLREEYKGRQVTKVKAATLEELAEKLEGVNPEGFLQTVKEYNASIRKDIPFNPNIKDGRCTEGLPIPKSNWANTFEEGPFEAYAVTCGITFTFGGLKINPKTEVQDVLSNSIPGLYAAGELVGGLFYFNYPGGAGLMAGSVFGKIAGEKAAKFIKTKELLNS, translated from the coding sequence GTGAGTGATAACAGAATTTATGAAACAGATATTGTTGTAGTTGGTGCGGGAAATGCTGCTATGTCCGCAGCGATATCCGCAAGGGAAAATGGCGCGAGTGTTTTGGTAATTGAAAAATCACCAGAAGCTGAAAAAGGAGGAAACAGCACCTATACTCATGGTTCCATTCGGTTTGCTTATAATGGTGTCGAAGATTTAAAGGAGATTATGCCAGATCTTTCTCCAGAAGATATCGAGTCATCAGATTTTGGAGTCTATTCCGAGGAAGAATTTTATGAAGATATGTGTCGTGTTACAAATTATCGGACCGACCCGGAATTGGCCTCGATTCTTACGGGGAAAAGCTTTGAAACGATGAAATGGCTCACCTCCCATAAGGTACGCTGGGTGCCTATATATGGTCGTCAAGCCTTTAAGGTTGACGATAAATTTAAGTTCTGGGGCGGAATGATTGTTGAATCCGTAGGCGGTGGACCGGGATTAGTGGAAACCCTGCACAAAGAAGCATCTTCTTTAGGTGTCCAAACCCTATTCAATGCCATGGCGACTGAGCTAATCCATGATGACCAGGGTGTACATGGAGTGATTTTTAAGCACAATGGCAAAACAACAAAGGTACATGCTAAAGCAGTGATCTTGGCCTCTGGAGGCTTTCACGCAAATCCTGAAATGCGGACGCGATACTTAGGACCAAAATGGGATTTGGCTCATGCTAGAGGGAGCCGTTTTAACACCGGTGAAGGTATTCAAATGGCATTAAACATTGGCGCTCTTGCCAGCGGTAACTGGTCGGGCTGTCATTCGGTCGGAGGAGACAGGTATCTTCCGGATTTTACGGAAGGCTTTCAAAAACTTAGCTATCCTTTTGGAATCATGGTAAACGCAGAAGGAAAACGCTTTGTGGATGAGGGAGCTGATTTCCGGAATTACACGTATGCAAAATATGGCAGGTTAATTCTTGAACAGCCGGGACAATTTGCCTGGCAGATTTTTGACCAAAAAACATCTCGACTATTACGAGAAGAATACAAAGGCAGGCAAGTTACCAAAGTAAAAGCCGCTACACTAGAGGAATTAGCTGAAAAACTCGAGGGCGTTAATCCTGAAGGGTTCTTACAAACGGTCAAAGAGTACAATGCGTCGATTCGGAAAGATATTCCGTTTAATCCAAATATCAAAGACGGCAGGTGTACAGAAGGGTTACCGATACCAAAATCAAATTGGGCAAACACGTTTGAGGAAGGCCCGTTTGAGGCCTATGCGGTTACCTGCGGCATTACCTTTACTTTTGGCGGCTTAAAAATTAACCCAAAGACAGAAGTTCAAGATGTATTATCCAACTCTATTCCAGGACTATATGCTGCTGGAGAATTAGTAGGAGGTTTGTTTTATTTTAACTACCCAGGTGGTGCAGGACTGATGGCTGGATCTGTATTTGGAAAAATTGCAGGGGAAAAAGCAGCGAAATTTATCAAAACAAAGGAACTATTGAATTCATAA
- a CDS encoding MFS transporter: MNQVSSINTVERSTVKKTMRRILPFILILYVVAFLDRVNLGYAALEMNADLALTAEAFGLLSGLFFISYFIFEVPSNLILHKVGARLWIARIMITWGIVVVLTGFIQSATHLYILRFLLGAAEAGFVPGIILYLTYWFRARERGKATALFFVALPLSALIGAPLSTWIMDTVTWGGLSGWRWMFILEGIPAVLLGIVVLFYLTDRPVNAKWLTEKEKTWLEDELVKERNLSAKLNKSSHLGMLKESKVWKLALFNIAGFVAVNALSYWMPTIIKSLSSSETTNMQIGWLAMIPSIIAIPSILFTGWNADRTGRHKLHLGACVSIAMIGFIGCAFVSSVPLMVLMLSITSAGLYGISGTFYAYITFFFSESTAPAGIALVSTLSSLGGFMGPMLMGIFDFKQAMFIIAGCLLVSLITLFTLRLVKKDQKDLVDTGTVEIPN, translated from the coding sequence TTGAATCAAGTTTCATCTATTAATACCGTTGAAAGAAGTACTGTAAAGAAAACAATGAGAAGAATACTGCCGTTTATTTTAATTCTCTATGTCGTTGCTTTCTTGGATCGCGTTAATTTGGGATATGCAGCTTTGGAGATGAATGCAGATTTAGCATTAACGGCTGAAGCGTTTGGATTATTGTCTGGTTTATTCTTTATCAGTTATTTCATCTTTGAAGTCCCGAGCAACCTGATTTTACACAAAGTTGGTGCACGGCTTTGGATTGCCCGTATTATGATTACTTGGGGTATTGTAGTCGTATTAACTGGGTTTATCCAATCTGCGACCCACTTATATATTTTGCGCTTTTTATTGGGTGCTGCAGAAGCAGGGTTTGTCCCAGGGATTATTCTTTACTTAACGTATTGGTTTAGAGCCCGTGAAAGAGGTAAGGCAACTGCTCTCTTTTTTGTTGCCTTGCCATTAAGTGCATTAATCGGTGCGCCTCTTTCTACCTGGATCATGGATACTGTGACTTGGGGAGGATTATCAGGCTGGCGGTGGATGTTTATTTTAGAGGGCATACCTGCAGTTCTATTAGGTATTGTGGTTTTGTTTTACTTGACAGACCGTCCTGTTAACGCCAAATGGTTAACAGAAAAGGAAAAAACATGGCTTGAAGATGAGCTTGTTAAAGAAAGAAACCTAAGTGCAAAATTAAATAAATCATCACATCTTGGTATGTTAAAGGAATCGAAAGTTTGGAAATTAGCTTTATTTAATATTGCTGGATTTGTTGCGGTGAATGCTCTCTCGTATTGGATGCCTACGATCATTAAATCACTTTCATCTTCTGAAACAACCAATATGCAAATTGGCTGGCTGGCTATGATTCCTTCAATTATCGCGATTCCATCCATACTTTTTACAGGGTGGAATGCAGATAGAACGGGCAGGCATAAATTGCATTTAGGCGCATGTGTTTCAATTGCTATGATTGGGTTCATAGGATGTGCATTCGTTTCAAGCGTGCCGCTGATGGTATTAATGCTATCAATTACTTCAGCAGGACTTTATGGAATATCCGGAACTTTCTATGCCTATATCACCTTTTTCTTTTCTGAATCAACCGCTCCAGCTGGAATTGCATTAGTGAGTACACTTTCTTCACTTGGCGGTTTCATGGGCCCAATGTTAATGGGTATTTTCGATTTTAAACAAGCGATGTTTATCATTGCGGGGTGCTTACTTGTCAGTCTGATTACCCTATTTACCTTAAGATTAGTGAAGAAAGATCAGAAAGATCTAGTCGATACAGGAACAGTAGAGATCCCGAATTAA
- a CDS encoding FAD synthetase family protein has translation METIYINRDTLADWQGKANACVMALGFFDGLHYGHREVIKTALRKAKDKGVSLAVMSFFPHPKSVLTNGEKQIDYLIPLSVKEKILRGLGVDTFYIVEFTREFAALSPEQYVKDYLVNLGVIHAVAGFDFTYGSMGIGNLERLKNDSGGIIDVTKVEKVACRGEKISSTSIRERLVAGNVEELPDFLGCLYEVEGMWDGQTFKLNPFYTLPAPGKYAVTISMGNSSMPTEVIVEEKSLKPVSELPLYIFGRLSIVWHQRISEEAPSSRPILKVGGLTL, from the coding sequence ATGGAAACGATCTATATAAACCGTGATACTTTAGCAGATTGGCAGGGAAAGGCAAACGCATGTGTAATGGCCCTTGGTTTTTTTGATGGACTCCATTACGGACATCGAGAAGTAATTAAAACAGCTTTACGGAAAGCGAAAGATAAGGGTGTATCGCTCGCAGTTATGAGTTTCTTTCCACATCCAAAGTCTGTCCTAACTAATGGGGAAAAACAAATTGACTATTTAATCCCCCTTTCTGTTAAGGAGAAAATTCTTCGGGGGCTTGGTGTCGATACGTTTTATATTGTTGAATTCACTAGGGAATTTGCCGCACTATCACCTGAACAATATGTTAAAGATTATCTGGTCAATCTAGGGGTTATCCATGCAGTTGCTGGTTTTGATTTTACTTATGGCTCTATGGGAATCGGAAATTTAGAGCGTTTGAAGAATGATTCCGGGGGAATCATTGATGTGACAAAGGTGGAAAAAGTAGCATGCCGTGGCGAGAAAATCAGCTCTACCAGCATACGTGAAAGATTAGTTGCAGGCAATGTAGAAGAACTGCCAGATTTTCTTGGCTGTTTGTATGAAGTAGAAGGAATGTGGGATGGTCAAACCTTTAAACTGAATCCATTCTATACACTTCCTGCCCCCGGAAAGTATGCGGTAACCATTAGTATGGGAAATTCATCTATGCCTACAGAAGTGATTGTGGAAGAAAAATCTCTCAAACCTGTTTCAGAACTGCCGCTATATATATTTGGGAGGCTATCGATTGTTTGGCATCAGCGTATCTCCGAGGAGGCTCCCTCTTCTCGTCCTATTTTAAAAGTTGGAGGATTAACTCTATGA
- a CDS encoding alpha/beta hydrolase has product MTNITQQSIKTANFETYLNRAGEGNSEVILFLHGSGPGVTSFANWRYALKACSETYDCLAPDLLGFGNSSHPETLPKNRQGWMDLWVNQLMELLDELGVQKAHLVGNSLGCSIALELLLEHPERFDQVVLMGPGGTPNTKLSPELARAKGFYDNPSPKKLRQIMSWFVYDAEEMAPIIDAITDYRYETAMKPDVRISNDSIFATAAVPVPVTALRRIEHPVLLVHGRDDMVCSVESSYYLLSHLPNSQLHVYGKCGHWTQIEKQESFNQLIQNYFADII; this is encoded by the coding sequence TTGACAAACATTACTCAACAATCAATTAAAACGGCTAATTTTGAAACCTATTTAAATCGTGCTGGTGAAGGGAATTCGGAAGTGATTTTATTTTTACATGGCTCTGGACCAGGTGTTACATCGTTTGCAAACTGGCGCTATGCCTTAAAAGCATGCTCTGAGACATATGACTGTCTTGCACCAGATCTTTTAGGGTTTGGAAACAGCAGCCATCCTGAGACATTGCCAAAGAATAGGCAAGGATGGATGGATTTATGGGTAAATCAACTCATGGAGCTTCTAGATGAATTGGGTGTTCAAAAGGCCCATTTAGTGGGGAATTCGTTGGGATGTTCCATTGCACTTGAGCTTCTATTAGAACATCCGGAACGTTTTGACCAAGTGGTTTTGATGGGACCGGGAGGAACACCAAATACCAAATTAAGCCCAGAATTAGCTCGTGCGAAAGGTTTTTATGACAATCCATCACCAAAGAAATTGCGGCAAATTATGAGCTGGTTTGTATATGATGCGGAGGAAATGGCACCAATCATTGATGCGATTACTGATTATCGATATGAAACAGCCATGAAACCAGATGTCCGTATTTCCAATGATTCTATTTTCGCAACTGCTGCGGTACCTGTTCCTGTAACAGCACTAAGAAGAATTGAGCATCCTGTCCTGCTCGTTCATGGTCGTGATGATATGGTTTGCTCGGTAGAGTCCAGCTATTACTTGCTCTCACATCTGCCGAATTCACAACTCCATGTATACGGTAAATGCGGTCACTGGACTCAAATCGAAAAGCAAGAAAGCTTTAATCAACTCATTCAAAATTATTTTGCAGATATCATTTAA
- a CDS encoding acyl-CoA dehydrogenase family protein: protein MNKVAYSDAYLVDKAKALVPKLKERAKETEEIRRIPEATINELKEAGLFKLLRPQIYGGYQTSMRTYSDVIVEISRGCASTGWILSLCAIRELMVAESFTEKTHQEIYGENEDNVLFAGVYEPRKCIARKVEGGYLIEEGFWMFCSGSLHATWGYFGMAIRDDGGNLVDQALMTLPFEELEIMDDWHVMGLKGTGSNSVKMTNVFIPDHRVVSFADVLNGQFKSDHLRDIPLYNTALFPALALSLALPGLGLAKAALEFFQVTLPNRKAAHIGVENLVDSPTLHSLLAEAALKIDTASMHYYRVADELDAWAASGNFMDKPARVKALADIGYANQVSKEALDILILASGSGYVYEGHPLQRIFRDFWTLYSHRTLSPLITKENYGRVLSGLESNALRY, encoded by the coding sequence ATGAACAAAGTAGCCTATAGTGATGCTTACCTTGTAGATAAAGCCAAAGCACTTGTTCCAAAGCTGAAGGAAAGAGCTAAAGAAACGGAAGAAATTCGCAGAATTCCTGAAGCAACCATAAATGAATTAAAAGAAGCTGGACTTTTCAAGTTACTTCGTCCACAAATTTATGGCGGCTATCAAACGAGTATGAGAACCTATTCTGATGTTATTGTTGAAATTTCCCGCGGCTGTGCTTCAACAGGCTGGATTCTATCACTTTGTGCTATTCGAGAACTGATGGTGGCGGAATCATTTACGGAAAAAACGCATCAAGAAATATATGGAGAGAATGAGGATAATGTTCTTTTCGCAGGAGTCTATGAACCTAGAAAATGTATTGCCAGAAAAGTTGAGGGTGGATATTTAATCGAAGAAGGTTTCTGGATGTTCTGCTCAGGATCACTTCATGCGACTTGGGGATACTTCGGAATGGCAATCAGGGATGATGGAGGAAACCTCGTAGATCAAGCCTTAATGACACTTCCTTTCGAAGAATTAGAGATTATGGATGACTGGCATGTTATGGGGTTGAAGGGTACAGGAAGTAACAGCGTAAAAATGACGAACGTCTTTATTCCAGATCATCGAGTTGTTTCATTTGCCGATGTATTGAATGGACAATTTAAATCAGATCATCTCAGGGATATACCTTTATATAATACAGCACTTTTTCCAGCTCTAGCTTTATCACTTGCATTGCCAGGATTAGGATTGGCCAAGGCAGCATTAGAATTTTTCCAAGTAACGCTTCCAAATCGAAAGGCTGCCCATATTGGTGTAGAAAATTTAGTAGATTCACCTACTCTACATTCTTTACTTGCCGAAGCTGCGTTGAAAATTGACACCGCTTCCATGCATTACTACCGTGTGGCCGATGAATTAGATGCTTGGGCTGCCAGCGGTAATTTCATGGATAAGCCAGCACGAGTGAAGGCACTAGCAGATATCGGTTATGCCAATCAAGTAAGTAAAGAAGCACTCGATATTTTAATTCTTGCAAGCGGTTCTGGTTATGTATATGAAGGTCATCCGCTGCAAAGGATTTTCCGTGATTTTTGGACGCTATATTCACACAGAACGCTTTCACCTTTAATCACCAAAGAAAATTATGGTCGCGTTCTATCCGGTTTAGAATCGAATGCACTAAGGTATTAG